The proteins below come from a single Megalops cyprinoides isolate fMegCyp1 chromosome 5, fMegCyp1.pri, whole genome shotgun sequence genomic window:
- the LOC118778368 gene encoding insulin gene enhancer protein isl-1-like, producing MGDMGDPPKKKRLISLCVGCGNQIHDQYILRVSPDLEWHAACLKCAECNQYLDESCTCFVRDGKTYCKRDYIRLYGIKCAKCNIGFSKNDFVMRARSKVYHIECFRCVACSRQLIPGDEFALREDGLFCRADHDVVERATMGAGDPLSPLHPARPLQMAAEPVSARQPALRPHVHKQPEKTTRVRTVLNEKQLHTLRTCYNANPRPDALMKEQLVEMTGLSPRVIRVWFQNKRCKDKKRSILMKQLQQQQPNDKTNIQGMTGTPMVAASPERHDGGLQANPVEVQSYQPPWKVLSDFALQSDIDQPAFQQLVSFSEGGPGSNSTGSEVASMSSQLPDTPNSMVSSPIEA from the exons ATGGGAGACATGGGGGATCCGCCTAAAA AAAAACGACTGATTTCTTTATGCGTGGGGTGTGGAAATCAAATTCACGATCAGTACATTTTGAGGGTGTCCCCAGATCTGGAATGGCACGCGGCGTGCTTGAAATGCGCAGAATGTAATCAGTATTTGGACGAATCTTGTACCTGCTTTGTCAGAGATGGAAAAACCTATTGTAAAAGAGACTACATCAG GTTATACGGAATAAAGTGCGCTAAATGCAACATAGGCTTCAGCAAGAACGATTTCGTCATGAGGGCGCGTTCCAAGGTGTACCATATCGAGTGTTTTCGGTGTGTGGCCTGCAGCCGGCAGCTTATCCCCGGGGACGAGTTTGCTCTGAGAGAAGATGGCCTGTTCTGCAGGGCCGATCACGACGTCGTGGAGAGGGCAACAATGGGGGCAGGAGACCCGCTTAGCCCTTTACACCCGGCAAGACCTTTGCAGATGGCGG cagAGCCGGTATCTGCCCGGCAACCTGCGCTTCGACCGCATGTTCACAAACAGCCGGAGAAAACCACTCGGGTTCGAACGGTACTCAACGAGAAACAGCTTCACACCTTGAGGACTTGCTACAACGCCAACCCCAGACCAGACGCCCTCATGAAAGAGCAGCTGGTGGAAATGACGGGTCTTAGTCCCAGAGTCATCAGGGTCTGGTTTCAAAACAAGCGCTGCAAGGACAAAAAGAGGAGTATACTGATGAAACaactccagcagcagcaaccAAACGATAAAACG AATATCCAGGGGATGACAGGGACTCCGATGGTGGCTGCCAGTCCGGAGAGACACGATGGTGGTTTGCAGGCAAACCCAGTGGAGGTGCAGAGTTACCAACCGCCTTGGAAAGTACTGAGTGACTTTGCACTGCAGAGTGACATAGACCAGCCGGCGTTTCAGCAACTG GTAAGTTTTTCGGAAGGAGGACCGGGTTCGAATTCGACTGGAAGTGAGGTTGCATCAATGTCCTCTCAACTGCCTGACACACCCAACAGCATGGTATCAAGTCCTATAGAGGCATGA